A section of the Lynx canadensis isolate LIC74 chromosome A1, mLynCan4.pri.v2, whole genome shotgun sequence genome encodes:
- the LOC115527303 gene encoding LOW QUALITY PROTEIN: uncharacterized protein LOC115527303 (The sequence of the model RefSeq protein was modified relative to this genomic sequence to represent the inferred CDS: inserted 1 base in 1 codon; substituted 1 base at 1 genomic stop codon): LASKKSWVQGATGMSQYSWTTRRTVDLGTGRVSHSFMVIPACPYPLLGRDLLTKIGAQITFRQGGPQVTNGKGHPIQVLTMKLEDEYLLHQEALPRQDNIDRCLQEFPSVWAEMGGMGLAAHRTPVLVELEPGESPVRIKQYPMSQEARKGIQPHIRRLRSLGVLVPCQSAWNTLVLLVKKPHTNDYRPVQDLREVNKRVADIYPTVPNPYTLLSSLAPSRVWYTVLDLKDAFFSLPLAPQSQPLFAFEWHNPEEGYSGQLTWTRLPQGFKNSPTIFNEALHEPLGEYRREHPGLTLLQYADDILIAADTAKDCERGTQDLLATLGALGXRASTKKAQVCRERVSYLGYILEGRQRRLSDARKQTVLKIPTPTSRREVREFLESAGYCRLWAPGFAEIAKPLYEATKEGKTFKCTEKEEIAFNQLKKALLSAPALGLPDITKPFHLFVDEHKGIAKGVLTQALGPWNRPVAYLSKNLEPVAAGWPPCLRIIAARALLVKDADKLTLGQXIWITTPHAIEGVLKQPPDRWMSNTRMTHYQRLLLNPPRVRFHPSAALNPATLLPDPDLGAPLHDCVGILEQVHGFRTDLTDRPLPDAEATWFTDGSSFVQDGHRYAGAAVVTETDTVWAEALPSRTSAQRAELIALTKALMLGAGKWLNIYTDSRYAFATAHIHGAIYQERGLLMAEGRTIKNKQEILNLLTALWLPAKLAIIHCQGHQKADNPVARGNRKADQAAKAVALIPVPTMTIQLPDPGDPIKGWWYTPNKELVLPDQLGVSILEHMHRSTHIGARKLKDLIQHAGIKIHQQDTKIEQVVSACKTCQLTNARATSNKKGTRLRGTRPGAQWEVDFTEVKPGKYGYKYLLVFTDTFSGWVEAYPTKHETAQTVAKKLLEDILPRYGFPAMVGSDNGPAFISQVTQAVAKVVEANWKLHCAYRPQSSGQVERMNRTLKETLTKLTMETGGDWVTLLPYALYRVRNTPYTLGFTPYEIMFGRPPPVIPSLRAELIAEFKDQELFLSLRGLQRAHEDIWPRLRAIYEAGPTLTPHQYRPGDWVYVKRHHRETLEPRWKGPYIVVLTTPTALKVDGIATWVHHTHVRPADPSSIRKDFVTRWAISRDQHNPLKLKLQRIQPT; the protein is encoded by the exons ctagccagcaagaagtcctgggtacaaggggcaactggtatgagccagtattcatggactacccgaagaacagtagatttgggaacgggccgggtatcccactcctttatggtaataccagcatgcccctacccgctgttaggacgggacttactgaccaagattggagctcagataactttcagacaaggggggcctcaggtcaccaatggcaagggccaccccatccaggtcctgaccatgaaactggaggatgaatacctcctccaccaggaggcgctcCCGAGACaggataatatagacagatgtctacaagaattcccctcggtttgggcagagatgggggggatGGGACTAGCCGCTCACAGGACCCCAGTCCTGGTAGAGCTCGAGCCAGGAGAGAGTccggtaaggatcaaacaataccccatgtctcaggaggcccggaaggggatccagccacacatccggagactacgaagcctaggggtactagttccttgccagtctgcctggaacaccctcgTACTGCTggtcaaaaagcctcacacaaatgactatcgaccggtacaagacctccgggaagtaaataagagggtcgcGGACATATacccaactgttcccaacccatatactctcttgagctccttggcaccctccagggtctggtatactgtactagatttaaaggatgccttcttcagtctgccgctggcaccccagagccaacccttgttcgCCTTTGAGTGGCATAATCcggaggagggctacagtgggcaactcacctggacacggctacctcagggattcaaaaattcacccacCATCTTCAACGAGGCACTACACGAACCcctgggtgagtacagaagggagcaccctggcctcaccctcctacAGTATGCagatgacatcctgattgctgccgacacggccaaagactgtgagcgagggactcaggacctgctggctaccctgggggcctTAGGGTAGCGGGCATCCACGAAGAAGGCTCAGgtatgcagggagagggtaagttacctgggatatatcctggagggcagacagaggcggttatcagatgccagaaaacaaactgtcctaaagatccctactcccacctcccgaagagaagtgagggaattccTAGAATCAGCCGGCTACTGCCGCCTCTGGGCTCCAGGTTTTGCTGAGATTGCCAAGCccctatatgaagctaccaaagaggggaaaacatttaaatgcactgaaaaagaagaaattgccttcaatcagttaaaaaaggccctcttaagtgccccagccctgggcctaccagacattacgaaacccttccacctctttgtagacgaacataagggaatagcaaaaggggttctaactcaagccttaggcccctggaacCGCCCAGTGGCTTACCTATCTAAGAACCTAGAACCAGTGGCTGCCGGCTGGCCgccatgcctaagaattattgcGGCGAGAGCACTCCTagtcaaggatgcagacaaactgaccctaggac agatctggatcacgaccccacacgccattgaaggggtcctgaaacagcctccgGATAGATGGATGAGCAATACACGTATGACTCATTACCAGAGActcctactcaaccctccacgagtgcggttccaccccagtgcagccctcaatcctgcaaccctgtTGCCCGACCCTGACCTAGGTGCTCCACTACATGACTGTGTGGGAATCCTGGAACAAGTACATGGATTCCGGACGGACCTGACCGACCGGCCCCTCCCTGATGCCgaggctacttggttcactgatggcagcagctttgtgcaAGACGGACACAGGTATGCGGGTGCAGCAGTGGTCACCGAAACGGACACCGTATGGGCGGAGGCTCTACCCTCCAGAACGTCAGCCCAGCGAGCAGAGCTCATAGCCCTCACCAAGGCGCTGATGCTGGGAGCTGGAAAATGGCTTAACATCTACACAGACAGCCGTTATGCATTTGCCACAGCTCATATTCATGGGGCAATTTATCAGGAGAGGGGGTTACTGATGGCAGAAGGacggactataaaaaataagcaggagataCTTAACCTGCTTACGGCCTTATGGCTTCCTGCCAAGCTAGCCATTATCCACTGCCAAGGGCACCAAAAAGCTGATAACCCAGTAGCTAGAGGTAATCGAAAGGCTGACCAGGCAGCCAAGGCAGTAGCCCTTATTCCAGTCCCCACCATGACCATACAACTACCAGACCCgggagaccca ataaagggatggtggtatacacctaacaaggagctcgtgcTGCCAGACCAGCTCGGAGTCTCAATATTAGAGCACATGCATCGGTCTACTCACATAGGGGcccgaaaattaaaagacttaatccaACATGCTggaatcaagattcaccaacaggacaccaaaatagagcaagttgtatctgcctgcaagacctgccaactcaccaacgcgagagccacatcaaataaaaaaggaaccaggctcagaggcaccagaccaggagcccaatgggaagtcgacttcactgaagtcaaaccaggaaagtatggttataaatatcttttagtatttacagacaccttctctggctgggtggaggcatacccaaccaagcatgaaacggctcagacggtggctaagaagctactagaagacatcttacccaggtatggttttcctgccatggtaggatcagacaatggaccagcttttatctcgcaggtaacacaggcagtagccaaggTGGTGGaggcaaactggaaattacattgtgcttataggccccagagctcaggacaggtagaaagaatgaatagaaccctaaaagagacccttaccaaattaaccatggagactggcggggactgggtgactctcctaccATACGCCCTTTACCGGGTTAGAAACACTCCTTAcactctgggttttactccctacgagatcatgtttggcaggccaccccctgTTATTCCCAGCCTTCGAGCTGAACTTATTGCcgagtttaaagatcaagaactttttctttccttgagagggctccagagggcgcATGAGGACATTTGGCCGCGCCTCCGTGCCATCTACGAGGCTGGCCCGACCCTgacacctcatcagtacaggccAGGGGACTGGGTCTATGTCAAGAGGCACCACCGAGAGACCCTCGAGCCgcgctggaagggaccctacatcgtggtgctgacaacccccaccgctctcaaagtagacggcatcgcgacctgggtccatcacacccacgtTCGGCCAGCGGACCCCTCCTCGATCCGGAAGGACTTCGTCACGCGATGGGCCATCAGTCGGGACCAACACAACCCGCTCAAGCTCAAGCTACAGCGCATTCAacccacctaa